One window of Vibrio atlanticus genomic DNA carries:
- a CDS encoding SgrR family transcriptional regulator: protein MSDLNMMRYYTRLDSFEPNLSHSVTLTEVADKLFTSLRHARTLLGKMHQAEWVIWEPKVGRNQRSNLTLRFSNQQLTQHVAGKLIEQGKYEKALSLLDNDRAVFGSLLQETSGATMREGLLHVQLTYKRKFEDLFPHHIHRSSERFLIRQVFSCLVTCNGKGKLKPELAHHWEYDAEKLVWTFYLRPGLTFHDGQPVDAKQLVSLFTALQPLPFYQTELAHVASVYSEQPLRISFQLTKADTGFAGLLAGVKYSIQPAAQVTREPSPLNSVSHAVIGTGPFKVVETNNERIKLAAFEHYYGCRSLTDEVTIWQFEESMSGSARFDDSQMQVSPYEDSSCFHQLGKSDAKLVSAETDGLRSRVEDGCLFILFNQNSAASPLNNEQRKYLSELTNPQAILSQLERNKGLFSVSLAQNILPSWQDLYRTPSKEAQLPKKMSIAVYDYYALHRCATCVSDILKRYGVEVEVNTYSFRELAQLSQSGELKEDLVLCNLNLDDNAPSSLFSWMMNDPVLHSALGEVNSDWLKQRLDLHKASVELPNYLAELEPVASTLISDYWLVPMFHHLQTVRFQGILKNVAITNWGWPDFKNVWSAD, encoded by the coding sequence TTGTCTGATCTAAACATGATGCGTTACTACACAAGGCTGGATTCGTTTGAGCCTAATCTTTCACACTCGGTGACCTTAACCGAGGTCGCAGACAAGCTGTTCACCAGTTTACGCCATGCACGAACTTTGTTAGGGAAAATGCATCAGGCTGAATGGGTAATTTGGGAGCCAAAAGTCGGTAGGAATCAACGTTCTAATCTGACTTTGCGCTTTAGTAATCAACAGCTGACTCAACACGTTGCCGGTAAACTGATAGAGCAGGGTAAGTACGAAAAAGCGCTCTCACTTTTAGACAATGACCGCGCTGTATTTGGTTCTCTCCTTCAAGAAACCTCTGGCGCGACGATGCGTGAAGGGCTGCTGCACGTTCAATTAACCTATAAACGTAAGTTTGAAGACCTATTTCCGCATCATATTCACCGCAGTAGCGAACGATTTTTGATCAGGCAAGTGTTCAGTTGCCTCGTTACTTGTAATGGCAAGGGCAAGTTGAAGCCTGAACTGGCGCACCATTGGGAATATGATGCTGAAAAGTTGGTTTGGACTTTCTATTTGCGCCCGGGCTTAACCTTCCACGATGGCCAACCCGTCGACGCCAAACAGCTAGTATCGTTGTTTACCGCCTTACAACCGCTACCTTTCTATCAGACAGAGTTAGCCCATGTTGCTTCAGTTTACAGTGAGCAGCCGTTAAGGATCAGCTTCCAACTGACCAAAGCAGACACTGGTTTTGCTGGCTTATTGGCTGGCGTTAAGTATTCGATTCAACCTGCTGCGCAAGTGACTCGTGAGCCATCGCCATTAAACTCGGTGTCTCATGCCGTGATTGGAACCGGCCCATTTAAAGTGGTTGAGACTAATAACGAACGTATTAAGCTTGCCGCATTCGAGCATTATTACGGGTGTCGTTCCCTAACGGATGAAGTGACGATTTGGCAATTCGAAGAGTCGATGTCGGGCAGTGCGCGTTTCGATGACAGCCAAATGCAGGTGTCACCTTATGAAGACTCGTCTTGTTTTCATCAACTCGGAAAAAGCGACGCGAAGCTGGTGTCGGCTGAAACTGATGGCCTTCGTAGCCGAGTCGAGGATGGGTGTCTGTTTATCCTATTCAATCAGAACTCAGCGGCTAGCCCACTAAATAATGAGCAGCGAAAATACCTTTCAGAACTGACCAACCCACAAGCGATTTTGTCTCAGTTGGAACGTAACAAGGGTTTGTTTAGTGTCTCTTTAGCTCAAAACATACTGCCAAGTTGGCAGGATTTGTATCGAACGCCTTCGAAAGAAGCTCAATTGCCAAAAAAGATGAGTATTGCGGTTTATGACTATTATGCGTTGCATCGATGTGCGACTTGCGTATCAGACATACTCAAACGATATGGCGTGGAAGTTGAAGTGAACACCTACAGTTTTCGAGAATTGGCGCAGCTCTCTCAGAGTGGTGAGTTAAAGGAGGATCTGGTGTTGTGTAACCTGAACCTCGATGACAATGCCCCGTCTTCGCTGTTTTCGTGGATGATGAATGATCCTGTTTTGCACTCTGCTTTGGGAGAGGTGAACAGTGATTGGCTCAAGCAGCGTTTAGATCTTCATAAAGCCTCGGTTGAACTGCCGAATTACTTGGCAGAGTTGGAGCCCGTTGCATCCACGTTGATTTCTGATTATTGGCTAGTGCCTATGTTCCATCACCTACAAACCGTGCGTTTCCAAGGTATTCTGAAAAACGTAGCCATCACCAACTGGGGATGGCCAGATTTTAAGAATGTATGGTCTGCTGATTAG
- a CDS encoding IS110 family transposase, which yields MLTKNVIAIDLAKNVLQACHISIYGEMLSNKPLSRQKMKEFLAKAKPSIVAMEGCCGCHYWGQLAEKFGHEVRIINPKKVKGYLEGHKTDHNDALAIANAAIQIGIKYSRPKSLEQQSMHSLETSRRFLSRSVVSLGLHIRGTILGYGIANPRGEKGLKASVQTVLDGETSIPANVVSVLSMLWEQYKELKAKLIAFEKEKNALTRQIEPCQRLMEIEGVGETTAAMLYTTLGDGKQFKNGRQASAFVGLTPKQHSSGGKVFMVGIDKCGGVKELRSLLYLGAMSYVGRLPEKPKTQKDAWLRSIIDRIGFKKACIALANKVVRTAWAMLRYESEYKPVLLTD from the coding sequence ATGTTGACTAAAAATGTTATCGCGATCGACCTAGCAAAAAATGTTCTGCAAGCCTGCCATATCAGTATTTACGGTGAGATGCTGTCCAATAAACCTTTAAGTCGACAGAAAATGAAAGAGTTTCTTGCCAAGGCTAAGCCTTCCATTGTCGCCATGGAAGGTTGTTGCGGCTGCCACTACTGGGGGCAATTAGCTGAAAAGTTTGGACACGAAGTGCGGATTATCAACCCGAAGAAAGTGAAAGGCTACCTAGAAGGACATAAAACTGATCATAATGATGCCCTTGCTATCGCTAATGCCGCTATCCAAATTGGTATCAAGTACAGCCGTCCAAAGTCATTAGAACAACAATCTATGCATTCATTAGAAACCAGCCGTAGGTTCTTATCTCGTAGTGTGGTTTCCTTAGGGCTTCACATTAGAGGGACGATTTTGGGCTACGGGATAGCAAACCCTAGAGGTGAAAAAGGTTTAAAAGCGTCGGTTCAAACAGTACTTGATGGAGAGACCTCAATACCAGCAAATGTTGTATCCGTTCTGTCCATGTTGTGGGAGCAATATAAAGAACTGAAAGCAAAACTCATCGCGTTCGAAAAAGAGAAAAATGCGTTAACCCGTCAGATAGAACCATGCCAACGATTAATGGAAATTGAAGGTGTTGGTGAAACAACAGCTGCGATGCTTTATACCACTCTGGGTGATGGAAAGCAGTTCAAGAATGGAAGGCAAGCTTCAGCGTTTGTTGGTCTTACGCCCAAACAACACAGTTCAGGTGGTAAGGTCTTTATGGTTGGGATCGATAAATGCGGTGGTGTGAAAGAGCTACGCTCCCTTCTCTATCTTGGTGCAATGTCTTACGTTGGACGACTACCAGAAAAACCGAAGACTCAAAAGGATGCTTGGTTGAGGAGTATCATAGATCGTATCGGATTCAAGAAGGCCTGCATTGCACTGGCGAACAAAGTGGTACGGACTGCATGGGCAATGTTACGGTATGAATCTGAATATAAACCTGTTTTACTCACCGATTAA
- the rimK gene encoding 30S ribosomal protein S6--L-glutamate ligase, producing MRIAILSRNENLYSTSRLKAAGEARGHQVDVIDTLHCDIDIASNNPKIRYMGEELPQYDAVIPRIGASITFYGTAVVRQFEMMGTFCINESVAISRSRDKLRSLQLLSRKGIGLPKTGFASRPDKIQDLIKNVGGAPLVIKLLEGTQGIGVVLAETNKAAESVIEAFMGLKANILVQEFIEEANGADIRCFVVGNKVIAAMKRQAGEGEFRSNLHRGGTAQLVKLTKEERATAINAAKIMGLNLCGVDILQSKNGPVVMEVNSSPGLEGIEKSTGKDVADMIFEFIEKNAKPNANRTRGKG from the coding sequence ATGCGTATCGCAATTCTTTCTCGCAACGAAAACCTATACTCTACTTCTCGCTTAAAAGCGGCTGGAGAAGCTCGTGGTCACCAGGTCGATGTTATCGACACGCTGCACTGTGATATAGATATCGCGAGTAACAATCCGAAGATTCGCTACATGGGTGAAGAGCTACCTCAATACGATGCTGTTATTCCACGTATTGGCGCTTCCATTACCTTTTACGGCACTGCGGTTGTTCGCCAATTCGAAATGATGGGCACTTTTTGTATCAATGAGTCAGTAGCAATCAGTCGTTCTCGCGACAAACTGCGCTCACTACAGCTGTTATCTCGCAAAGGTATTGGCTTACCAAAAACAGGGTTCGCTAGCCGCCCAGACAAGATTCAAGACTTGATCAAAAACGTAGGTGGCGCGCCACTGGTTATCAAGCTTCTTGAAGGTACTCAAGGTATAGGCGTGGTTCTAGCAGAAACAAACAAAGCAGCTGAAAGCGTTATCGAAGCATTCATGGGCCTAAAAGCGAACATCTTGGTTCAAGAGTTCATTGAAGAAGCTAATGGCGCAGACATTCGTTGTTTTGTTGTGGGTAACAAGGTTATTGCAGCAATGAAACGCCAAGCTGGTGAGGGTGAATTCCGCTCTAACCTGCACCGTGGCGGTACAGCTCAATTGGTTAAACTAACCAAAGAAGAGCGCGCTACAGCGATCAATGCAGCTAAAATCATGGGGTTAAACCTATGTGGTGTCGATATTCTACAATCTAAGAATGGCCCTGTTGTAATGGAAGTGAACTCTTCTCCAGGCCTAGAAGGTATCGAGAAATCAACTGGTAAAGATGTAGCAGACATGATTTTCGAGTTCATTGAAAAAAATGCAAAACCAAACGCTAACCGTACTCGTGGCAAAGGCTGA